The following proteins come from a genomic window of Thiothrix unzii:
- a CDS encoding MBL fold metallo-hydrolase — protein sequence MFFLQRAAPSNPSSLAYLFGCGGKGHAIAVDVHAEDVEWFLQQAAQQAVKIDYVIDTHIHADHVSGGRELAQRCGGEYCLHESSTPQFAFTSLKDGQVLTIGNVTAQVLHTPGHTADSICLLVSDVRRSAEPWFLLSGHTLFVGSAGRPDLRGEEERMGGLLHDSLFNKLLTLPEHVEIFPGAQAGSVCGAGISGKPSSTIAFERRFNTALLADKAAFVAAILGNLPPQPEGMAEIIRRNVMA from the coding sequence ATGTTTTTCTTGCAACGTGCCGCACCGTCTAACCCTTCCTCACTCGCCTACCTATTCGGCTGCGGTGGCAAAGGTCATGCCATCGCGGTCGATGTCCATGCCGAAGACGTGGAGTGGTTTTTGCAGCAAGCCGCGCAACAGGCGGTGAAGATTGATTACGTGATCGACACCCACATCCACGCCGACCACGTATCCGGCGGGCGTGAACTGGCGCAACGTTGTGGCGGTGAGTATTGCTTGCACGAAAGTTCCACGCCGCAATTTGCGTTTACCTCGCTCAAGGATGGGCAAGTGCTGACCATCGGCAATGTCACTGCGCAAGTGCTGCACACGCCGGGGCATACGGCGGACAGCATTTGCTTGCTGGTATCCGATGTACGCCGTAGTGCTGAACCGTGGTTTTTGCTGAGTGGGCATACGCTGTTTGTGGGCAGTGCGGGACGACCGGATTTGCGCGGTGAAGAAGAACGCATGGGCGGCTTGCTGCACGATTCGTTGTTCAACAAGCTGCTGACCTTGCCGGAACATGTGGAAATTTTCCCCGGTGCGCAAGCGGGTAGCGTGTGTGGCGCGGGAATTTCGGGCAAACCGTCGTCCACGATTGCGTTTGAAAGGCGGTTTAATACGGCGTTGCTGGCGGATAAAGCGGCGTTTGTGGCGGCGATTTTGGGAAATTTACCGCCACAACCGGAAGGTATGGCGGAAATTATCCGACGCAATGTGATGGCATAA
- a CDS encoding ArsR/SmtB family transcription factor, whose product MSSSGFKQQVNAQFALIAQALASPQRLEILDYLAQTERSVEELSQLASLTVANTSRHLQTLKQSALVQVRTDGKRRVYRLAGDDVVQLIASLRRTAELHLAEVERLAHTYLTNKQTMEAINAEELLARLARDEVTLLDVRPYAEYAAGHIPGAIHVAPDAVESHLQTLDDSKTIVAYCRGAYCVYAFHAVQTLRGHGIAAVRLADGLPEWRAAGLPIQSSIA is encoded by the coding sequence ATGTCATCCTCCGGTTTCAAACAGCAAGTCAACGCCCAATTTGCCCTGATCGCGCAAGCACTCGCCTCCCCGCAACGCTTGGAAATCCTCGACTACCTCGCGCAAACCGAGCGCAGCGTGGAAGAGCTGAGTCAACTTGCCAGCCTCACGGTAGCCAATACCTCGCGGCATTTGCAAACCCTCAAGCAGTCCGCGCTGGTGCAAGTTCGCACCGATGGCAAACGTCGTGTCTACCGCCTTGCGGGAGATGATGTGGTGCAACTGATTGCCAGTTTGCGACGCACGGCGGAATTGCATCTGGCGGAGGTGGAACGGCTTGCCCACACCTACCTGACCAACAAACAAACGATGGAAGCCATCAACGCGGAAGAATTGCTGGCGCGGCTAGCTCGCGATGAGGTGACATTATTGGATGTGCGCCCCTACGCCGAATACGCCGCCGGACACATTCCCGGTGCAATCCACGTTGCACCCGATGCAGTGGAGTCGCACTTGCAAACCCTCGATGACAGCAAAACCATCGTCGCGTATTGCCGAGGGGCGTATTGCGTGTACGCCTTTCATGCAGTGCAAACCTTGCGCGGGCATGGCATTGCGGCGGTGCGGCTGGCGGATGGGTTGCCGGAATGGCGGGCTGCTGGATTGCCTATTCAATCATCAATCGCTTAG
- a CDS encoding chromate resistance protein ChrB domain-containing protein — MKWVTRERPKIDRIACPWLITRFIDKEAEFLYVPADQVLAVAETSEATPYDIPGVEYSHVGELCSFDAFLKLYAWCRHTQQETHSWNYPA, encoded by the coding sequence ATGAAATGGGTCACACGCGAACGCCCTAAAATTGACCGCATCGCCTGCCCCTGGCTGATTACCCGCTTTATCGACAAAGAAGCCGAATTTCTCTATGTGCCAGCCGATCAGGTGCTGGCAGTGGCGGAAACCAGCGAGGCTACCCCTTACGACATCCCCGGTGTGGAATATTCCCACGTCGGGGAGTTGTGCAGCTTTGATGCTTTCCTCAAGCTGTATGCGTGGTGCAGGCATACGCAACAGGAAACGCATAGCTGGAATTATCCGGCGTAG
- a CDS encoding transposase, with amino-acid sequence MAETGETRRLLTAQSKRLNVLGFMSLDNDSFFHTVEGRVDSQAAIAAFNAFADRYAEEFAQTKIPCLVILDNAPIQTSKAFLGKREDWMLAGICLHFLPTYSPELNPIEILWRKIKYEWLPLDAYKSYKDMKELVLAILAGFGEKYTITFG; translated from the coding sequence GTGGCAGAAACGGGGGAAACACGCAGGCTACTCACAGCTCAGAGCAAACGCTTGAATGTCTTGGGTTTTATGAGCCTAGACAACGATAGTTTTTTCCACACGGTGGAAGGGCGCGTTGACTCACAAGCTGCCATCGCCGCCTTTAATGCCTTTGCTGACCGTTATGCCGAAGAATTTGCACAAACAAAAATACCTTGCTTGGTTATTCTGGATAACGCCCCGATACAAACCAGCAAAGCCTTTCTTGGTAAACGTGAAGATTGGATGTTGGCGGGAATTTGCTTACATTTTTTGCCAACCTACAGCCCTGAACTCAATCCTATCGAAATACTCTGGCGAAAAATCAAATATGAATGGTTGCCGCTGGATGCCTATAAAAGCTACAAGGACATGAAGGAACTGGTGTTAGCTATACTGGCTGGCTTTGGCGAAAAATACACGATAACTTTTGGATAA
- a CDS encoding helix-turn-helix domain-containing protein, with translation MKFAQPIPEEIRVTLQEMYMNHPTFRCRQRAQAILLSTRGFTLAELWSILDVRRDAISEWLDRWEHEGLLGLYDRPRSGCPRIYTEAEVALLKTLVDEEPRQIKTAQTKLADLTQKVASTSTLKRLLKKSSTTSGSGCVTH, from the coding sequence ATGAAATTTGCCCAGCCGATCCCTGAAGAAATCCGCGTGACCTTGCAGGAAATGTATATGAACCACCCTACATTCCGCTGTCGTCAACGTGCGCAAGCAATTTTGTTGAGTACACGCGGCTTTACCCTTGCGGAACTGTGGTCAATCTTGGATGTACGGCGCGATGCCATCAGTGAGTGGCTCGACCGCTGGGAACATGAAGGGCTGCTGGGACTTTACGACCGTCCCCGCTCTGGTTGCCCCCGGATATACACAGAAGCTGAAGTAGCGTTGTTGAAAACCCTAGTGGACGAAGAGCCACGCCAAATCAAGACGGCTCAAACCAAACTGGCTGATCTAACCCAGAAAGTAGCCAGTACCAGCACCTTGAAACGCCTGTTAAAAAAAAGTTCCACTACCTCTGGAAGCGGATGCGTAACTCATTGA
- a CDS encoding mobilization protein — MGRVHFIGGEKGGVGKSLTARLLAQYFIDGATPFTGFDSDQSHGTFSRFYKDFASPLRVDDYDSLDNIITIAETHPDHDLIIDLAAQTSARLGQWIAESDVFGIFTEMGHKIFIWHVMDDGADALSLLDKTLDSYPQQDIQFIVVQNMGRGEDFDAFEQSPIFQKAQQRNAYCMTLGKLHAKLVQKVDFNNLSFWAAANNRDLMNTPERQRVRVWLENAYTQFDHFLKHDEEPQDTATVEVQDFASQ, encoded by the coding sequence ATGGGTAGGGTACATTTCATTGGCGGTGAAAAAGGCGGCGTTGGCAAATCACTGACTGCACGTCTGTTGGCGCAATATTTCATTGACGGCGCGACCCCGTTTACCGGGTTTGATTCCGACCAATCGCATGGCACATTTTCCCGATTTTACAAGGACTTCGCATCCCCATTGCGGGTAGATGACTACGACAGTCTGGATAACATCATTACCATCGCCGAAACTCACCCGGATCACGATCTGATCATTGACCTCGCTGCGCAAACTTCCGCCCGCTTGGGGCAATGGATTGCGGAAAGCGACGTATTCGGCATTTTCACCGAAATGGGGCATAAAATATTCATCTGGCACGTAATGGACGATGGCGCAGATGCCCTGAGCCTGCTGGATAAAACGCTGGATAGCTACCCACAGCAAGACATTCAGTTCATCGTGGTACAAAACATGGGGCGCGGCGAAGACTTCGATGCATTCGAGCAATCACCGATTTTCCAGAAAGCGCAACAACGTAATGCGTATTGCATGACACTAGGCAAACTGCACGCCAAATTGGTGCAGAAGGTCGATTTCAACAACCTAAGCTTTTGGGCTGCGGCGAATAACCGCGATCTGATGAACACACCGGAACGTCAGCGAGTACGTGTTTGGCTGGAAAATGCCTACACGCAATTTGACCACTTCCTCAAGCATGACGAAGAACCGCAAGACACCGCCACTGTAGAAGTGCAAGATTTTGCATCGCAATAA
- the chrA gene encoding chromate efflux transporter, with product MSDTPQTAPQAPTLGEAFFYWLKLGFISFGGPMGQIAMMHTDLVEKKRWISEHRFLHALNFCMILPGPEAIQLAIYISWLMHGVTGAVMAGVLFFMPAFLLLSVLAGVYLAWGDVPLMQGLFYGIKPAVVAIVLFAAWRIGSKALKNSVLWGIAAAAFVAIFVFDVGFPWIVLAAALLGVIGGKFMPDKFKGGGGHGASDKQYGAAVIDDHTPTPAHAKFSWAKLGITVAAFIGIWAVAMLMLGGNQALSEMGMFFTKAAFLTIGGAYAVLPYVYQGGVEQFGWLTGAQMMDGLALGETTPGPLIMVVTWVGYLGGVAKTVIANPIAAGFAGAAVATFFTFLPSFLFILVVGPVVESSRNDLKFTAPLTGVTAAVVGVIMNLAVFFAWHTFFPKATGATPFVAPFEWFAVVVAIGAFVALWKYKVDVMKVIGVCAVLGLSYTLAMGAM from the coding sequence TTGAGCGATACACCACAAACCGCACCACAAGCCCCAACCTTGGGTGAAGCGTTTTTCTACTGGCTGAAACTAGGTTTCATCAGCTTTGGTGGCCCGATGGGGCAGATTGCGATGATGCACACCGACTTGGTGGAAAAGAAACGCTGGATTTCGGAACACCGTTTTTTACACGCGCTGAATTTCTGCATGATTTTGCCGGGGCCGGAAGCGATCCAATTGGCGATTTATATTAGCTGGTTGATGCACGGTGTGACGGGTGCAGTCATGGCGGGGGTGTTGTTCTTTATGCCCGCGTTCTTGCTCTTGTCGGTGTTAGCAGGGGTGTATCTGGCGTGGGGTGATGTGCCGCTGATGCAAGGTTTGTTCTATGGCATAAAACCCGCCGTGGTGGCGATTGTGCTGTTTGCGGCGTGGCGGATTGGCTCGAAGGCACTGAAAAACAGCGTCCTGTGGGGTATCGCAGCAGCGGCTTTTGTTGCCATTTTCGTGTTTGATGTGGGTTTCCCGTGGATTGTGTTGGCGGCCGCGTTATTGGGTGTGATTGGCGGCAAATTCATGCCGGACAAGTTTAAAGGCGGCGGCGGACACGGTGCATCTGACAAGCAATACGGCGCGGCGGTGATTGATGATCATACCCCAACGCCAGCACACGCTAAATTTTCATGGGCAAAACTCGGTATCACCGTTGCTGCTTTCATCGGTATTTGGGCAGTCGCTATGTTGATGCTGGGCGGCAACCAAGCCTTGAGTGAGATGGGGATGTTTTTTACCAAAGCCGCATTCCTGACCATTGGCGGGGCGTATGCGGTGTTGCCTTACGTCTACCAAGGTGGTGTGGAACAGTTCGGCTGGTTGACCGGGGCGCAAATGATGGACGGTTTGGCATTGGGTGAAACCACGCCGGGGCCGTTAATCATGGTGGTTACTTGGGTCGGCTATCTGGGCGGTGTGGCAAAAACCGTAATAGCCAACCCGATTGCAGCAGGCTTTGCCGGGGCTGCCGTCGCCACCTTTTTCACTTTTTTACCGTCATTCCTGTTCATCCTCGTGGTGGGGCCGGTGGTAGAAAGCTCGCGTAATGACCTTAAATTTACCGCACCATTGACCGGTGTTACTGCGGCGGTGGTGGGTGTGATTATGAATCTAGCGGTGTTTTTCGCGTGGCATACGTTTTTCCCCAAAGCCACTGGAGCAACTCCATTTGTTGCGCCGTTTGAATGGTTCGCTGTAGTGGTTGCCATCGGTGCATTTGTCGCGCTGTGGAAATACAAGGTGGACGTGATGAAAGTGATCGGTGTGTGTGCCGTGTTGGGTTTGAGTTATACACTGGCTATGGGAGCAATGTGA
- a CDS encoding DUF3147 family protein, with translation MGWIITKYAVTAALVVLISELAKRSDKLGGFVAALPLVTLLTLVWLYVEGQPATKLANHAWYTFWYVVPTLPMFLAFPALLPRLGFWLTLLASAVLTVVCFGLFALVVRRFGVALL, from the coding sequence ATGGGTTGGATCATTACCAAATACGCTGTGACTGCCGCACTGGTGGTGTTGATTTCCGAACTGGCGAAACGCAGTGACAAGCTCGGCGGGTTTGTTGCTGCGTTACCGCTTGTCACCCTGCTGACGTTGGTGTGGTTGTATGTGGAAGGGCAACCTGCCACCAAGCTTGCCAACCATGCGTGGTATACCTTTTGGTATGTCGTGCCGACTTTGCCAATGTTTTTGGCATTCCCCGCCTTGTTGCCTCGGCTGGGGTTTTGGTTGACGCTGCTGGCATCGGCGGTGCTGACCGTGGTTTGCTTTGGGTTGTTCGCGCTGGTGGTACGGCGGTTTGGGGTGGCGTTGTTGTGA
- a CDS encoding cellulase family glycosylhydrolase: protein MRVGKAYFYALPLAIAVQAATAGNLITDGGFESGVLPWTSTKSILTLDPVAAYAGQAGMKVDSAYSGCPTGALYTLNTANLKNGTLYEFGARVRLSSGVGSSANLSFGLIKNGATPITLDGEQSSYDAKVYPDKWTRVFGVWQASFTPSDTLKVCISGTAANKPFQVDEAFVKPLSTEEVGYQPPVTLDTSTLVYADGNRLVMGSQKTPFLMKGVNVYLYDLGTDVDPPPPLDDFKYKNVDEASYKEIRDLGFNSVRLMLSYNLFESNTAPGVYKNEGWALVDRHIQWAKQNGLRLILDMHVPPGGYQSNDFKGFGSRADLKKRLEDLWVAIAQRYRNETTIVAYDLINEPHINNWFIYAQTLINKIRAVDPNHLIDVEVSFHPSDIGMYKLADNNILYDIHWYEPWSWAGSHTNNTPYVGTLAQFKQLLRNGEGLTEFYDAATDSFTVPFNIGEYGVTFEKYELAGVNGVTWLQHANAAFDHFGISRQLFHYNENNFGIYRSWNSYPNEHTKTTEPLKAALPAINGAAPPPPPPPPPPPPPPPPPPPPPPAALNITTSILTAGKVGTAYNATLTVSNGTAPYSWSVSSGSLPTGLSLSAAGVISGTPSISGTTSFSVKVTDSKGLSDTQALSMTVAAAPPPPPPTTGNADMALTTFNATATSVTKGSSAGFNFVLKNNGNDVAKNARFVLPMPANTTWISGAAECVPAAAEVVCSFGDLAKGVSRNRYIYLRPAVAGSLTLNGKAVSDTGDSSITNNSKTVTLTVK, encoded by the coding sequence ATGAGAGTGGGTAAAGCCTATTTCTATGCCTTGCCGTTAGCAATAGCGGTACAAGCTGCCACGGCGGGCAATCTGATTACCGATGGTGGTTTTGAAAGCGGTGTATTGCCGTGGACAAGCACCAAATCCATCCTCACCCTTGACCCGGTAGCCGCTTATGCTGGTCAAGCCGGGATGAAGGTCGATTCCGCCTATAGCGGATGCCCTACCGGGGCACTGTACACCTTGAACACCGCTAACCTGAAAAATGGCACACTCTACGAATTTGGGGCACGGGTACGCTTGAGCAGTGGCGTGGGCAGTTCTGCCAACCTTTCCTTTGGTTTGATCAAGAACGGGGCTACCCCGATTACTTTGGACGGCGAGCAATCTAGCTACGATGCCAAGGTTTATCCCGACAAATGGACCCGGGTTTTTGGGGTGTGGCAAGCCAGTTTTACCCCCAGCGATACCCTCAAAGTCTGTATTAGCGGCACTGCTGCCAATAAACCGTTCCAAGTAGATGAAGCGTTTGTAAAACCGCTGTCCACAGAAGAGGTTGGCTACCAACCACCAGTAACGTTGGATACCTCAACATTAGTCTATGCAGACGGCAACCGCTTGGTGATGGGGTCACAAAAAACCCCATTCCTGATGAAAGGAGTCAACGTTTATTTGTACGATCTGGGCACTGATGTTGACCCACCGCCGCCCCTCGATGATTTCAAATACAAGAATGTTGATGAAGCGTCTTACAAGGAAATTCGTGACCTCGGCTTCAACAGTGTGCGTCTGATGCTGTCTTACAACCTGTTTGAGAGCAACACCGCACCCGGTGTCTACAAGAATGAAGGTTGGGCATTGGTTGACCGGCATATCCAGTGGGCTAAACAAAACGGCTTGCGTCTGATATTGGATATGCACGTCCCGCCCGGTGGCTACCAAAGCAATGACTTCAAAGGATTCGGTAGTCGCGCTGACCTGAAAAAACGCCTAGAAGATTTGTGGGTTGCCATCGCCCAACGTTACCGCAATGAAACCACCATTGTGGCTTATGACCTGATTAATGAACCGCATATCAACAACTGGTTTATCTACGCCCAAACTCTGATTAACAAAATTCGCGCTGTTGACCCTAATCACCTGATTGATGTGGAAGTGTCTTTCCACCCCAGCGACATCGGTATGTATAAACTAGCGGACAACAATATCCTGTACGATATCCACTGGTATGAACCGTGGAGTTGGGCGGGTTCACATACCAACAACACACCTTACGTGGGTACATTGGCGCAGTTCAAACAGCTTTTGAGAAATGGGGAAGGCTTGACCGAGTTCTATGATGCCGCCACTGACAGCTTTACCGTACCCTTCAATATCGGTGAATACGGGGTCACGTTTGAGAAATACGAATTGGCAGGCGTCAACGGGGTAACATGGTTGCAACACGCCAATGCCGCGTTTGACCATTTCGGTATCAGCCGCCAGTTGTTCCATTACAACGAAAATAACTTTGGTATCTACCGTAGCTGGAACAGTTACCCCAATGAACACACCAAAACCACCGAACCGCTTAAGGCGGCATTGCCCGCGATTAACGGGGCTGCCCCCCCACCTCCACCACCTCCACCACCTCCACCACCTCCACCACCACCTCCGCCACCTCCGCCACCTGCGGCTTTAAACATCACCACCTCCATATTGACCGCTGGTAAGGTAGGAACAGCTTATAACGCAACTTTGACGGTGAGTAATGGCACAGCTCCGTATAGCTGGTCGGTGAGCAGCGGTAGCTTGCCAACAGGTTTGTCACTCAGTGCAGCGGGGGTTATCAGCGGCACACCCTCGATCTCCGGCACGACCAGCTTCAGCGTGAAAGTGACTGACAGTAAAGGTTTGAGCGACACGCAGGCTCTTAGCATGACAGTTGCCGCCGCACCTCCGCCTCCGCCGCCAACCACGGGCAATGCGGACATGGCATTGACTACCTTTAATGCAACCGCTACCAGTGTTACCAAAGGCAGTTCCGCCGGATTTAACTTTGTGCTGAAAAATAACGGTAACGATGTAGCGAAAAATGCACGGTTTGTATTGCCTATGCCTGCCAATACCACTTGGATATCCGGTGCGGCGGAATGTGTGCCTGCTGCTGCGGAAGTCGTGTGCAGTTTTGGTGATCTGGCAAAAGGCGTTTCCCGTAACCGTTACATTTACCTGCGTCCAGCGGTTGCTGGTAGCCTTACCCTCAATGGTAAAGCCGTATCCGACACCGGGGACAGCAGCATAACCAACAACAGCAAAACCGTTACTCTGACGGTGAAATAA
- a CDS encoding chromate resistance protein ChrB domain-containing protein, producing MNWLLLIISLPTENATARMRIWRALKTLGCASLRDGVWLLPSRPDTHARFDGIAEDTHKSGGEAWVLALQADAQQADSFPALFDRSAEYTAWLEELAQFDPLAADIASTRKQLKGLGKRLAAITDTDYFPHPLQTTARERLHTAEAAVRGRTVSAEPTSQQGELERLDKENFQGKNWATRRDLWVDRLASAWLIQRFIDPQAQFLWLDDTAVCPADALGFDFDGARFSHIGRYVTFETLLHSFGLAQDVGLQHLAHLVHTLDVGGNAPEAAGFAVLLKGLKHRASNDDVLLAEGGQLLDDLYCAFSLPEDSL from the coding sequence ATGAATTGGTTATTACTCATTATTTCCTTGCCCACCGAAAACGCCACGGCACGAATGCGCATCTGGCGGGCATTAAAAACCCTTGGTTGCGCCAGCCTGCGTGATGGCGTGTGGCTATTGCCCTCACGCCCTGATACCCATGCACGGTTTGATGGCATTGCCGAAGACACCCACAAATCGGGCGGGGAGGCGTGGGTGCTGGCACTGCAAGCCGATGCGCAACAAGCCGACAGTTTCCCCGCTTTGTTTGATCGCAGTGCCGAATACACAGCATGGCTGGAGGAACTGGCGCAATTCGACCCGCTCGCCGCCGACATTGCCTCTACCCGCAAGCAACTGAAAGGGTTGGGCAAGCGGTTAGCTGCCATCACCGACACCGACTATTTCCCGCATCCGCTGCAAACCACCGCCCGTGAACGCCTGCACACAGCAGAAGCTGCCGTGCGTGGGCGGACAGTTTCGGCTGAACCCACCTCCCAGCAGGGAGAACTGGAACGGCTCGACAAAGAAAATTTCCAAGGCAAGAACTGGGCAACCCGCCGCGATTTGTGGGTAGACCGCCTTGCCTCAGCATGGCTGATCCAGCGTTTCATTGACCCGCAAGCGCAATTTCTGTGGTTGGACGATACCGCTGTTTGCCCCGCTGACGCGCTCGGTTTCGATTTTGACGGGGCGCGTTTTAGCCACATTGGACGGTACGTGACGTTTGAAACCTTGCTGCACAGTTTCGGGCTGGCTCAGGATGTTGGGCTGCAACACTTGGCGCATCTGGTGCATACGCTGGATGTGGGTGGCAATGCGCCGGAAGCCGCCGGATTTGCTGTGCTGCTGAAAGGCTTGAAACACCGCGCCTCAAATGATGATGTGCTGCTGGCGGAAGGCGGGCAGCTCCTCGATGACCTTTATTGCGCTTTTTCCTTACCGGAGGATTCCCTTTGA
- a CDS encoding rhodanese-like domain-containing protein: MERTIKPEDFAAIADTAMVLDVRRLEDRAASNETVPFAIWKDPTQIDQWIEAIPRKHPVVIYCVCGGGVSNSVVDRLQAEGVNARFIEGGIEGLKAIGGKLEAK; this comes from the coding sequence ATGGAACGTACTATTAAACCTGAAGATTTTGCCGCGATTGCAGATACCGCAATGGTGCTGGACGTGCGCCGTTTGGAAGACCGTGCTGCCTCTAACGAAACCGTGCCGTTTGCGATCTGGAAAGACCCGACCCAGATTGACCAATGGATCGAAGCCATACCGCGCAAGCATCCGGTGGTAATTTACTGCGTGTGTGGCGGTGGGGTCAGTAACAGCGTGGTTGACCGTCTGCAAGCGGAAGGGGTGAATGCCCGTTTCATCGAGGGTGGGATTGAAGGCTTGAAAGCCATTGGTGGCAAGTTGGAAGCCAAATGA
- a CDS encoding DUF11 domain-containing protein: MAEPPKDFGDAPATYPTLKANNGANHLMSQQLYLGNCVDGDSDGQVTATPSGDDSATGSITYGTCATAGADEDAITPVSLTDGQTAPSINVKTHNTTGADATLACWIDYNGDKTLDNTTERASTTVANNATTATLTLPNVPATASTTTGGSTVMRCRLASTASEISNATGAANTGEIEDHPVTLTAAPPACATITNTTNVTKITETDSNAVNNTASAAIQANCAVSKTDLKVTKTASKTTVRHGDTVTYTITLENDSDVIATAVKVGDNLPSSLTFVSATPSQGTFANGVWDVGNVAARAKLTLMLEVTVK, translated from the coding sequence ATGGCTGAACCACCCAAAGATTTCGGTGACGCGCCAGCCACCTACCCTACACTCAAAGCTAACAACGGTGCTAATCACCTCATGAGCCAACAATTGTATTTAGGCAATTGCGTGGATGGTGATTCGGATGGGCAAGTAACTGCAACCCCTAGCGGTGATGACAGTGCGACAGGTAGCATTACCTACGGTACGTGCGCCACTGCCGGTGCGGATGAAGACGCTATCACACCAGTATCGCTAACCGACGGACAAACCGCCCCTTCAATCAATGTCAAAACACACAACACCACGGGTGCGGATGCCACTTTAGCGTGCTGGATTGATTACAATGGCGATAAAACCCTTGATAACACGACCGAACGTGCCAGCACCACCGTTGCTAATAACGCAACAACTGCCACATTAACATTACCAAACGTGCCTGCAACTGCCAGCACCACGACAGGCGGTAGCACTGTAATGCGTTGCCGTTTAGCCAGCACTGCCAGTGAAATCAGCAATGCCACTGGTGCTGCGAACACGGGGGAAATTGAAGACCACCCAGTTACATTAACCGCCGCGCCACCGGCTTGCGCTACCATTACCAACACCACCAACGTTACCAAAATCACCGAAACCGACAGTAATGCAGTGAACAACACAGCATCCGCAGCGATACAAGCAAACTGTGCTGTATCAAAAACGGATCTCAAAGTCACAAAAACGGCAAGCAAAACCACGGTAAGACATGGCGATACTGTGACCTATACCATTACCTTAGAGAATGACAGCGACGTTATTGCAACCGCTGTTAAAGTGGGTGATAACTTACCTAGCAGCCTGACTTTCGTTTCAGCAACGCCATCACAAGGCACTTTTGCGAATGGAGTCTGGGATGTAGGCAATGTTGCCGCGCGAGCAAAACTCACCCTGATGCTGGAAGTGACGGTGAAGTAA